In Anaerostipes hadrus ATCC 29173 = JCM 17467, a single genomic region encodes these proteins:
- a CDS encoding penicillin-binding Tp47 domain C-containing protein: MRKRLIGKAFAIAMSGAMVLTATPVTANIFNVAHIVKAADEQSDEYVYCYAGLTWNEYWASEGVYAAGNDSSSDTLDSHSELDNGGYDAVTRATTNHGLHRGSFQCITTIYTTDGSAYQISNWEQVKDSDGKVTATYLHLKDVEGRVTFNKGTLTFADNSTKKMDHYSVSGIKYVPVKVKASDYNDFEAKYSVVENNGTLIGGYAEGVLSSYEASANVTADTNGLKEAVKGSDGSFSFKARTTGTDSGIKDQTLQKAVKITPTVKAASGSYGEFLRVDLNGDDYGALGDKMQAVKWTYYGNDSTRTKALASYGTKFAADNWMHKSNGIQLGLTDSIRCQLPENTDGTGYWSLTVYALGYEDYTVNFEATKDNIVSKKALASDEEKASLQKLVTEAESLKKDSYVDSSNKQTAFANLQTELDETKDLLNKKDLSSAEVSEQITHLTEAINAVKALKTKDAATTTVAPSTTKPAATTTATNTTTVKAPAKTTVKLSKAKKTSIKVSWKKVSGVAAYQIQYSTSKNFKNAKTVKVSAKSTSKVLKKLKKNKKYYVRVRSYKVTKVNNKSKNVYSAWSAKKALKTKKK; this comes from the coding sequence ATGCGTAAAAGATTAATCGGGAAAGCCTTTGCTATCGCTATGAGTGGTGCAATGGTTTTAACTGCGACTCCTGTGACAGCTAATATCTTTAATGTTGCTCACATTGTTAAGGCTGCTGATGAACAATCTGATGAATATGTTTATTGCTATGCTGGACTTACCTGGAATGAATATTGGGCATCTGAGGGTGTTTATGCTGCCGGTAATGACAGCTCTTCTGATACATTAGATAGTCATAGTGAACTTGATAATGGTGGATACGATGCCGTTACTCGTGCTACAACAAACCATGGCCTTCATAGAGGAAGTTTCCAGTGTATCACTACGATCTATACAACCGATGGAAGTGCTTATCAGATCTCTAATTGGGAACAGGTAAAAGATTCTGATGGTAAAGTAACAGCCACTTATTTACATCTAAAAGACGTGGAAGGAAGAGTTACTTTTAACAAAGGAACTTTAACATTTGCTGACAATTCCACAAAAAAAATGGATCACTATAGTGTTTCTGGAATCAAATATGTTCCTGTAAAAGTAAAGGCTTCTGACTACAACGATTTCGAAGCAAAATACTCTGTTGTTGAAAACAATGGTACACTGATCGGTGGATATGCAGAAGGTGTTTTAAGTTCTTATGAAGCATCTGCAAATGTAACAGCAGATACAAATGGATTAAAGGAAGCAGTCAAAGGTTCTGACGGTTCCTTCTCTTTCAAAGCCAGAACAACTGGTACTGACTCTGGTATTAAAGATCAGACATTACAGAAAGCTGTAAAAATCACTCCAACTGTAAAAGCTGCTTCTGGATCATATGGAGAATTTCTTCGTGTGGATCTAAATGGAGATGACTATGGTGCTTTAGGTGACAAGATGCAGGCTGTTAAATGGACATACTACGGAAATGACAGCACTCGTACAAAAGCTTTAGCTTCTTACGGAACAAAATTTGCAGCTGATAACTGGATGCATAAATCTAATGGAATCCAGCTTGGATTAACAGATTCTATTCGCTGCCAGTTACCTGAAAATACAGATGGTACAGGTTATTGGAGTTTAACAGTTTATGCTCTTGGTTACGAGGATTATACAGTTAACTTTGAAGCTACAAAAGACAATATTGTTTCCAAAAAGGCTCTTGCAAGCGACGAAGAAAAAGCTTCTCTTCAGAAATTAGTAACAGAAGCTGAATCTTTGAAGAAAGATTCCTATGTTGATAGTTCTAACAAGCAAACTGCATTTGCTAATCTTCAAACTGAACTAGATGAAACAAAAGATTTACTTAACAAAAAAGATTTAAGTTCTGCAGAGGTTAGTGAGCAGATCACTCATTTAACAGAAGCGATCAATGCAGTCAAAGCTTTAAAAACAAAAGATGCTGCAACTACTACTGTTGCACCTTCTACAACAAAACCAGCAGCTACAACTACTGCAACAAACACAACTACTGTGAAAGCTCCTGCAAAGACAACTGTGAAATTAAGCAAGGCTAAGAAGACTTCTATCAAAGTATCTTGGAAGAAAGTTTCCGGAGTTGCTGCTTATCAGATTCAGTATAGTACTTCTAAGAACTTCAAAAATGCAAAAACTGTCAAAGTTTCTGCAAAATCAACTTCTAAAGTCTTAAAGAAGCTGAAAAAGAATAAGAAATATTATGTAAGAGTTCGAAGCTACAAAGTAACAAAAGTAAACAACAAATCTAAGAATGTTTACTCTGCTTGGTCTGCTAAAAAAGCTTTAAAAACTAAAAAGAAATAA
- a CDS encoding Cof-type HAD-IIB family hydrolase, which yields MKKYKAVFSDIDGTLLNSKHQIPENTRKKIKQINQNGIPYVLVSARMPKGMTAIRAELEAKSPMICYSGALVVDEEDHPIYSVAMPQEVAMKLCRRVYELNPKISVNIYTNDEWLVKDKKEYWAAQESDITGVIPQEVSFEDEEVYKEVHKVLCMGDKEDIAALEQQLVKEFPQIRIYRSKDTYLEIMSMKASKSDAIHMLKDHFHVKQEEIMAFGDNFNDIDMIRYAGLGVAMGNAADEVKEAADIVTDINDNEGERQILDKYFR from the coding sequence ATGAAAAAATATAAAGCAGTATTTAGTGATATTGATGGAACATTATTAAATTCAAAACATCAGATACCAGAAAATACAAGAAAAAAAATAAAACAGATCAACCAAAATGGAATCCCATACGTCTTAGTATCCGCAAGAATGCCCAAAGGCATGACAGCTATCAGAGCAGAATTAGAGGCGAAGAGTCCAATGATCTGCTACAGCGGAGCTTTAGTTGTTGATGAAGAAGACCATCCAATCTACAGTGTGGCAATGCCACAAGAAGTTGCCATGAAGTTATGCAGAAGAGTCTATGAATTGAATCCAAAGATTTCGGTTAACATTTACACAAACGATGAATGGCTGGTAAAAGATAAAAAAGAATATTGGGCAGCGCAGGAAAGTGATATCACAGGCGTGATTCCACAAGAAGTGTCTTTTGAAGATGAAGAAGTCTACAAAGAAGTACACAAGGTGTTATGCATGGGAGATAAAGAAGATATTGCAGCGTTGGAACAACAGTTAGTAAAAGAATTCCCACAGATCAGAATTTATCGATCCAAAGATACCTATTTAGAGATCATGTCCATGAAAGCATCCAAATCCGATGCAATCCATATGTTAAAAGACCATTTTCATGTGAAACAAGAAGAGATAATGGCATTTGGTGATAATTTCAACGATATCGATATGATCAGATATGCAGGACTTGGAGTCGCCATGGGCAATGCCGCAGATGAAGTAAAAGAGGCAGCAGATATTGTCACAGACATCAATGACAATGAAGGAGAACGCCAGATTCTGGATAAATATTTTAGATAG